Proteins from a genomic interval of Xanthomonas sp. AM6:
- a CDS encoding Nudix family hydrolase, with protein sequence MSEPLRSIHVVAGVITDARGRILLARRTEGRDLAGLWEFPGGKREPGETSEQALVRELQEELGIEATVGAQLMEVPQRYPDKRLRLEMRQVLAWKGTARGREGQALTWVAPDKLGRYAMPPADQPVVAMLRQPDRYLVTPEPVEPERWLAALERALQGGVQRVQLRARSLPAERWPPLARAAAALCAARGVQVLVNRDLALAQELGIGVHLGSEQLPQFDARPLPPGHCVAASCHSVEELQAAQRLGCDFAVVGPLAATASHPGAAALGWDAFERLREEVALPLYPIGGLLPSQIAEARRHGGQGIAAIRGLWPVDVDVA encoded by the coding sequence ATGTCCGAACCGCTCAGATCGATTCATGTCGTCGCCGGGGTGATCACCGATGCCCGCGGCCGCATCCTGCTGGCCCGGCGCACCGAGGGCCGCGACCTGGCCGGGCTGTGGGAGTTCCCTGGCGGCAAGCGCGAGCCGGGCGAGACCTCCGAGCAGGCGCTGGTGCGCGAGCTGCAGGAAGAGCTGGGCATCGAGGCCACGGTCGGCGCGCAGCTGATGGAGGTGCCGCAGCGCTACCCGGACAAGCGGCTGCGGCTGGAGATGCGCCAGGTGCTGGCGTGGAAGGGCACCGCGCGCGGCCGCGAGGGCCAGGCGCTGACCTGGGTGGCGCCGGACAAGCTGGGCCGCTACGCGATGCCGCCGGCCGACCAGCCGGTGGTGGCGATGCTGCGCCAGCCCGATCGCTATCTGGTGACGCCGGAGCCGGTCGAGCCAGAACGTTGGCTGGCGGCGCTGGAGCGCGCGCTGCAGGGCGGCGTGCAGCGCGTGCAGCTGCGCGCGCGCAGCCTGCCGGCGGAGCGCTGGCCGCCGCTGGCGCGGGCCGCGGCGGCGCTGTGCGCGGCCCGCGGCGTGCAGGTGCTGGTCAACCGCGATCTGGCATTGGCGCAGGAACTGGGCATCGGCGTGCACCTGGGATCGGAGCAGCTGCCGCAGTTCGATGCGCGCCCGCTGCCACCGGGGCACTGCGTGGCCGCGTCCTGCCACAGCGTCGAGGAACTGCAGGCGGCGCAGCGGCTGGGCTGCGACTTCGCGGTGGTCGGCCCGCTGGCGGCCACCGCCAGCCATCCCGGTGCGGCGGCATTGGGCTGGGACGCGTTCGAGCGGCTGCGCGAGGAAGTGGCGCTGCCGCTGTACCCGATCGGCGGTCTGTTGCCGAGCCAGATCGCCGAAGCGCGCCGCCATGGCGGCCAGGGCATCGCCGCGATCCGCGGGCTGTGGCCGGTGGACGTGGACGTGGCCTGA
- a CDS encoding glucose 1-dehydrogenase, whose translation MTRRFENKVVVITGGSDGIGLATAKLFAEEGGHVYITGRRQELLDEALKHIGHGAVGVQGDVTNPADLTRLYARIERDHNRVDVVFANAGIHEVVPLEAIDETHFDTVFGLNVKGLVFTVQKALPLMTDGSTIVLNGSIAGAKGIPGQSLYNASKAAVRSFARSWTTDLKERGIRVNVVAPGGTETRLIRSYLDARPGAEEALAQGVPLGRLGQPDEVARAVLFLASKDSSFVAGHELFVDGGVAAV comes from the coding sequence ATGACTAGGCGATTTGAAAACAAGGTCGTGGTGATTACCGGCGGAAGCGACGGTATCGGCCTGGCAACGGCAAAACTCTTCGCAGAGGAAGGCGGCCACGTCTACATTACCGGGCGCCGGCAGGAACTGCTCGATGAAGCGCTGAAACATATCGGCCACGGGGCTGTCGGCGTGCAAGGCGACGTCACCAACCCCGCCGACCTGACCAGGCTCTACGCACGTATCGAGCGTGACCACAACAGGGTCGATGTTGTGTTCGCCAATGCCGGAATTCACGAAGTCGTTCCGCTCGAGGCGATCGACGAAACCCACTTCGACACCGTGTTCGGCCTAAACGTCAAGGGTTTGGTCTTCACCGTGCAGAAAGCGCTGCCGCTGATGACCGACGGAAGTACGATCGTCCTCAATGGCTCGATCGCCGGCGCTAAAGGAATACCGGGCCAGTCGCTCTACAACGCCAGCAAGGCGGCGGTTCGCTCGTTCGCGCGAAGCTGGACGACCGACCTCAAGGAGCGGGGCATTCGCGTCAACGTCGTGGCACCTGGCGGCACCGAGACACGCCTTATCCGCAGCTATCTTGATGCGCGACCGGGAGCGGAAGAGGCCCTGGCGCAAGGGGTGCCGCTTGGGCGATTGGGACAGCCGGACGAAGTGGCGCGAGCAGTGCTCTTCTTGGCATCCAAGGACAGCAGCTTCGTCGCCGGCCACGAACTCTTCGTGGATGGTGGCGTCGCCGCTGTCTGA
- the secA gene encoding preprotein translocase subunit SecA, with the protein MINSLLTRVFGSRNERQLRQLHRIVAKVNALEPEMEQLSDAQLQAKTPELRGRIAGGESLDKVLPEAFAVCREASRRVLGMRHYDVQLIGGMVLHLGKIAEMRTGEGKTLVATLPVYLNALEDKGVHVVTVNDYLARRDAAQMGKLYNWLGLSVGVVYPGMPHSDKHAAYAADITYGTNNEFGFDYLRDNMALSKADRYQRGLNYAIVDEVDSILIDEARTPLIISGPADDSPELYIRVNRIVPQLTKQESEEGEGDFWVDEKGKQVHLSEAGMEHAEELLRAAGILTNEEDRLYGAQNLSVVHHLNAALRAHAIYQRDVDYIVRDGEVVIVDEFTGRTLPGRRWSDGLHQAVEAKEGVPVQRENQTLASITFQNLFRMYRKLSGMTGTADTEAYEFQSIYGLEVVVIPTNRPTIRKDWPDQVFLNRQGKFNAVLADIEDCAKRGQPVLVGTTSIETSEMLSEHLRKAGVKHEVLNAKQHEREAQIVANAGQPGAVTIATNMAGRGTDIVLGGSLEAELHALGEDLSEDERARLKAAWQERHDAVKAAGGLHIIGTERHESRRIDNQLRGRSGRQGDPGSSRFYLSLEDNLMRIFASDWVQKAMRMMGMKEDDVIEDKLVSRQIEKAQRKVEAHNFDIRKNLLDFDDVNNDQRKVIYAQRDELLDAESVKDNVDGIRDDVIYDLVARFVPPNSVDEQWDLAGLEATLASDLGLPLSLTDLVKRHEELDAAGIAEKVREEVDRHFQEKESAIGGETMRALEKHVMLTVLDQSWKEHLARMDYLRQGIHLRGYAQKQPKQEYKKEAFELFSEMLEHAKREVVTLLARVRIRSEEEVAALEAQERQQMEAQLRQAQFQHQDAGGYSADEEAEQVALGANAPAVAQVTREAPKVGRNDPCPCGSGKKYKHCHGQLS; encoded by the coding sequence ATGATCAACAGTCTGCTTACTCGCGTTTTCGGTAGCCGCAACGAGCGCCAGCTGCGTCAGCTCCACCGTATCGTCGCCAAGGTCAACGCGCTGGAACCGGAAATGGAGCAGCTCTCCGACGCGCAGCTGCAGGCCAAGACCCCGGAACTGCGTGGGCGCATCGCCGGCGGCGAGAGCCTGGACAAGGTGCTGCCGGAAGCGTTCGCGGTGTGCCGCGAGGCCAGCCGCCGCGTGCTCGGCATGCGCCACTACGACGTGCAGCTGATCGGCGGCATGGTCCTGCACTTGGGCAAGATCGCGGAAATGCGCACCGGCGAAGGCAAGACCCTGGTGGCGACGCTGCCGGTGTACCTCAACGCGCTGGAGGACAAGGGCGTGCACGTGGTCACCGTCAACGACTACCTGGCGCGCCGCGACGCCGCGCAGATGGGCAAGCTGTACAACTGGCTGGGGCTGAGCGTGGGCGTGGTCTATCCGGGCATGCCGCACAGCGACAAGCACGCCGCCTACGCCGCCGACATCACCTACGGCACCAACAACGAATTCGGCTTCGACTACCTGCGCGACAACATGGCGCTGTCCAAGGCCGACCGCTACCAGCGCGGCCTGAACTACGCCATCGTCGACGAAGTGGACTCGATCCTGATCGACGAGGCGCGCACCCCGCTGATCATCTCCGGCCCGGCCGACGATTCGCCGGAGCTGTACATCCGCGTCAACCGCATCGTGCCGCAGCTGACCAAGCAGGAGTCCGAAGAAGGCGAGGGCGATTTCTGGGTCGACGAGAAGGGCAAGCAGGTGCACCTGTCCGAGGCCGGCATGGAACACGCCGAGGAGCTGCTGCGCGCCGCCGGCATCCTGACCAACGAGGAGGACCGCCTGTACGGCGCGCAGAACCTCAGCGTGGTGCACCACCTCAACGCCGCGCTGCGCGCGCATGCGATCTACCAGCGCGACGTGGACTACATCGTGCGCGATGGCGAGGTGGTCATCGTCGACGAGTTCACCGGCCGCACCCTGCCGGGCCGGCGCTGGTCCGACGGCCTGCACCAGGCGGTGGAAGCGAAGGAAGGCGTGCCGGTGCAGCGCGAGAACCAGACGCTGGCCAGCATCACCTTCCAGAACCTGTTCCGCATGTACAGGAAGCTGTCCGGCATGACCGGCACGGCCGACACCGAAGCCTACGAATTCCAGAGCATCTACGGCCTGGAAGTGGTGGTGATCCCGACCAACCGCCCGACCATCCGCAAGGACTGGCCGGACCAGGTGTTCCTCAACCGCCAGGGCAAGTTCAACGCGGTGCTCGCCGACATCGAGGACTGCGCCAAACGCGGCCAGCCGGTGCTGGTCGGCACCACCTCGATCGAGACCTCGGAGATGCTGTCCGAGCACCTGCGCAAGGCGGGCGTCAAGCACGAGGTGCTCAACGCCAAGCAGCACGAGCGCGAGGCGCAGATCGTCGCCAACGCCGGCCAGCCGGGCGCGGTGACCATCGCCACCAACATGGCCGGCCGCGGTACCGACATCGTGCTCGGCGGCTCGCTGGAAGCGGAGCTGCATGCGCTGGGCGAGGACCTGAGCGAGGACGAGCGCGCGCGGCTGAAGGCCGCCTGGCAGGAGCGCCACGACGCGGTCAAGGCCGCCGGCGGCCTGCACATCATCGGCACCGAACGCCACGAATCGCGGCGCATCGACAACCAGCTGCGCGGCCGTTCCGGGCGCCAGGGCGACCCGGGTTCCTCGCGCTTCTACCTGTCGCTGGAAGACAACCTGATGCGCATCTTCGCCTCGGACTGGGTGCAGAAGGCGATGCGGATGATGGGCATGAAGGAAGACGACGTCATCGAGGACAAGCTGGTCAGCCGCCAGATCGAGAAGGCGCAGCGCAAGGTCGAGGCGCACAACTTCGACATCCGCAAGAACCTGCTCGACTTCGACGACGTCAACAACGACCAGCGCAAGGTGATTTACGCCCAGCGCGACGAGCTGCTCGACGCCGAGTCGGTCAAGGACAACGTCGACGGCATCCGCGACGACGTGATCTACGACCTGGTGGCGCGCTTCGTGCCGCCGAACTCGGTCGACGAGCAGTGGGACCTGGCGGGCCTGGAGGCGACCCTGGCCAGCGACCTGGGCCTGCCGCTGTCGCTGACCGACTTGGTCAAGCGCCACGAGGAACTGGACGCGGCCGGCATCGCCGAGAAGGTGCGCGAGGAGGTCGATCGCCATTTCCAGGAGAAGGAATCGGCGATCGGCGGCGAGACCATGCGCGCGCTGGAGAAGCACGTGATGCTGACCGTGCTCGACCAGAGCTGGAAGGAGCACCTGGCGCGCATGGACTACCTGCGCCAGGGCATCCACCTGCGCGGCTACGCGCAGAAGCAGCCCAAGCAGGAATACAAGAAGGAAGCCTTCGAGCTGTTCTCGGAAATGCTCGAGCACGCCAAGCGCGAGGTGGTGACCCTGCTGGCGCGCGTGCGCATCCGCAGCGAGGAAGAGGTGGCGGCGCTGGAGGCGCAGGAGCGGCAGCAGATGGAGGCGCAGCTGCGCCAGGCGCAGTTCCAGCACCAGGACGCCGGCGGCTACAGCGCCGACGAAGAAGCCGAGCAGGTGGCGCTGGGCGCCAACGCGCCAGCGGTGGCGCAGGTCACCCGCGAGGCGCCCAAGGTCGGCCGCAACGATCCGTGCCCGTGTGGCAGCGGCAAGAAGTACAAGCATTGCCATGGGCAGTTGAGCTAG
- a CDS encoding M23 family metallopeptidase produces the protein MAFKKIVINSREKGIKDLPWRLREFADRRPLAVLGAVLGVGMVLGIGVSAATGLAGSAQLRAKVERQDAELAQVRRDAQTQVNALAARLGELQAQATRLNALGERLTRMGKLQDGEFDFDQPVGVGGGDDEVSQDMPAQQLGKELDGLHQQFATSGQQLSVLESLLFDHQLDQNAVPSQMPIRNSYITSGFGGRADPFGGGAGNHKGIDFHANVGDPVLAVADGVVSYSGVRGGYGNVVEVDHGNGYVTRYAHNSRLSVKVGDLVRVGQEVAKAGSTGRSTGAHVHFEVWKDGVVMNPAKFLGDGATPVGRRGRG, from the coding sequence ATGGCGTTTAAGAAGATCGTAATCAATTCGCGTGAAAAGGGGATAAAGGACCTGCCGTGGCGTCTGCGCGAGTTCGCGGACCGGCGTCCCCTGGCCGTGCTGGGCGCGGTGCTCGGCGTGGGCATGGTACTCGGCATCGGCGTCAGCGCCGCGACCGGCCTGGCCGGTTCGGCGCAGCTGCGGGCCAAGGTGGAACGGCAGGACGCGGAACTGGCGCAGGTGCGCCGCGACGCGCAGACCCAGGTCAACGCGCTGGCCGCGCGGCTGGGCGAACTGCAGGCGCAGGCCACCCGGCTGAACGCGCTCGGCGAGCGCCTGACCCGGATGGGCAAGCTGCAGGACGGCGAATTCGACTTCGACCAGCCGGTCGGCGTCGGTGGCGGCGACGACGAGGTCAGCCAGGACATGCCGGCGCAGCAGCTGGGCAAGGAACTGGACGGGCTGCACCAGCAGTTCGCCACCTCTGGCCAGCAGCTGTCGGTGCTCGAGTCGCTGCTGTTCGACCACCAGCTCGACCAGAACGCGGTGCCCTCGCAGATGCCGATCCGCAACAGCTACATCACTTCCGGCTTCGGCGGCCGCGCCGATCCGTTCGGCGGCGGCGCCGGCAACCACAAGGGCATCGACTTCCACGCCAACGTCGGCGACCCGGTGCTGGCCGTGGCCGACGGCGTGGTCAGCTACTCCGGCGTGCGCGGCGGCTACGGCAACGTGGTCGAGGTCGATCACGGCAACGGCTACGTCACCCGCTACGCGCACAATTCGCGGCTGTCGGTGAAGGTCGGCGATCTGGTGCGGGTCGGCCAGGAAGTGGCCAAGGCCGGCTCCACCGGCCGTTCCACCGGCGCGCACGTGCATTTCGAGGTGTGGAAGGACGGCGTGGTGATGAACCCGGCCAAGTTCCTCGGCGACGGCGCCACCCCGGTGGGCCGCCGCGGCCGCGGCTGA
- a CDS encoding DUF721 domain-containing protein, with translation MSKRKSGEGHTTAPMPALDAALADKVGDPLRRALWLDALDRQLRPHLPPNLASRCRLANVNGEQLVFLVDSPVWHARVRLAEADLLAAARSLGLKATRVTVKIATVSAHSPMQQARSKPAPVSAATHKGLRDALASLQDVDSATPEAATASGRRGLRT, from the coding sequence ATGTCTAAGCGAAAGTCCGGCGAGGGCCATACCACCGCGCCGATGCCGGCGTTGGACGCGGCACTGGCGGACAAGGTGGGCGACCCGTTGCGGCGTGCCTTGTGGCTCGACGCGCTGGATCGGCAATTGCGCCCCCATCTGCCGCCGAACCTGGCCTCCCGTTGCCGGTTGGCCAATGTGAACGGCGAACAGCTCGTTTTTCTCGTTGACTCTCCGGTCTGGCACGCCCGGGTCAGGCTTGCCGAGGCCGATCTCCTCGCTGCGGCCCGGTCCCTCGGGCTGAAGGCCACCAGGGTGACCGTCAAGATTGCGACTGTATCCGCGCATTCCCCAATGCAACAGGCAAGAAGCAAGCCAGCACCGGTATCCGCGGCGACGCACAAGGGTTTGCGCGACGCGCTGGCGTCCTTGCAGGACGTCGACTCCGCGACGCCTGAAGCAGCGACGGCCTCCGGCCGGCGCGGTCTGCGTACGTAG
- the lpxC gene encoding UDP-3-O-acyl-N-acetylglucosamine deacetylase, protein MTQQRTLKNTIRATGVGLHSGDKVYMTLRPAPADHGIVFRRVDLEPAVEVPADAELVTETTLCTGLSRGEAKIQTVEHLMSAMAGLGVDNAIVELSSAELPIMDGSSGPFVFLLQSAGIVEQDRPKRFIRIKRPVEVRDGDKIARFEPYDGYKLGFTIQFDHPMIPAKQSRQEIEFSTMAYIKEISRARTFGFMRDLEYMRERNLGLGGSMDNAIVLDEFRVLNDDGLRYADEFVRHKILDAIGDLYLAGGAILGAYEGYKSGHALNNKLVRALLAEQAAWEWVSFDSAAQSAPVAYGAVAYA, encoded by the coding sequence ATGACCCAGCAACGCACCCTCAAGAACACGATCCGCGCCACCGGCGTGGGCCTGCACAGTGGCGACAAGGTGTACATGACGCTGCGTCCGGCGCCCGCCGACCATGGCATCGTGTTCCGCCGGGTCGACCTGGAACCGGCAGTGGAAGTGCCGGCCGATGCCGAACTGGTCACCGAGACCACGCTGTGCACCGGGCTCAGCCGCGGTGAGGCCAAGATCCAGACCGTGGAACACCTGATGTCGGCGATGGCCGGCCTCGGCGTGGACAACGCCATCGTCGAGCTGTCCTCGGCCGAACTGCCGATCATGGACGGTTCCTCCGGCCCGTTCGTGTTCCTGCTGCAGTCCGCGGGCATCGTCGAGCAGGACAGGCCCAAGCGCTTCATCCGCATCAAGCGCCCGGTGGAAGTGCGCGACGGCGACAAGATCGCCCGCTTCGAGCCGTACGACGGCTACAAGCTCGGTTTCACCATCCAGTTCGACCACCCGATGATCCCGGCCAAGCAGTCGCGCCAGGAGATCGAGTTCTCGACCATGGCCTACATCAAGGAAATCTCCCGCGCGCGCACCTTCGGCTTCATGCGCGACCTGGAGTACATGCGCGAGCGCAACCTGGGCCTGGGCGGGTCGATGGACAACGCCATCGTGCTCGACGAGTTCCGCGTGCTCAACGACGACGGCCTGCGCTACGCCGACGAGTTCGTGCGGCACAAGATCCTCGACGCGATCGGCGACCTGTACCTGGCCGGCGGCGCCATCCTCGGCGCCTACGAAGGCTACAAATCCGGCCACGCGCTGAACAACAAGCTGGTCCGCGCGCTGCTCGCCGAGCAGGCCGCCTGGGAGTGGGTGAGCTTCGATTCGGCCGCGCAATCGGCGCCGGTGGCCTACGGGGCCGTGGCCTACGCCTAA
- the ftsZ gene encoding cell division protein FtsZ, protein MAHFELIEKMAPNAVIKVVGVGGGGGNAVAHMVSSSVDGVEFITANTDSQAIKNCGAKLQLQLGTNVTKGLGAGANPEVGRQAALEDRERIMDALQGADMVFITAGMGGGTGTGAAPVVAQLAKEMGILTVAVVTKPFPFEGRRRMQVALKGIEELSQHCDSLITIPNEKLITVLGRNATMIQAFRAANDVLQGAVQGIADLIVRPGLINVDFADVRTVMSEMGLAMMGTGSARGDDRAQAAAEAAIQNPLLDDVNLAGANGILVNITAGPDFTMSEFDEIGRTIEGFASEDATVVVGTVLDPDMQDEVRVTVVATGLNRAVSRQAQRPEQRAPIKLVRNATTGQPEFGDFEHGGDAVSKAVGGAMGLGLRRPSSDAMGSSAPAPAAADLPNDYLDIPAFLRRQAD, encoded by the coding sequence ATGGCGCATTTCGAACTGATTGAAAAGATGGCACCCAACGCGGTAATCAAGGTGGTCGGCGTGGGCGGCGGCGGCGGCAACGCGGTCGCGCACATGGTCAGCAGCAGCGTGGACGGCGTGGAATTCATCACCGCCAACACCGACTCGCAGGCGATCAAGAACTGCGGCGCCAAGCTGCAGCTGCAGCTCGGCACCAACGTCACCAAGGGCCTGGGCGCCGGCGCGAACCCGGAAGTCGGCCGCCAGGCCGCGCTGGAAGACCGCGAACGCATCATGGACGCGCTGCAGGGCGCGGACATGGTGTTCATCACCGCCGGCATGGGCGGCGGCACCGGCACCGGCGCCGCGCCGGTGGTCGCGCAGCTGGCCAAGGAGATGGGCATCCTGACCGTGGCCGTGGTCACCAAGCCGTTCCCGTTCGAGGGCCGCCGGCGCATGCAGGTCGCGCTGAAGGGCATCGAGGAACTGAGCCAGCACTGCGACTCGCTGATCACCATCCCCAACGAGAAGCTGATCACCGTGCTCGGCCGCAACGCCACCATGATCCAGGCGTTCCGCGCCGCCAACGACGTGCTGCAGGGCGCGGTGCAGGGCATCGCCGACCTGATCGTGCGTCCGGGCCTGATCAACGTCGACTTCGCCGACGTGCGCACGGTGATGTCGGAAATGGGCCTGGCGATGATGGGCACCGGTTCGGCCCGCGGCGACGACCGCGCGCAGGCGGCGGCCGAGGCGGCGATCCAGAACCCGCTGCTGGACGACGTCAACCTGGCCGGCGCCAACGGCATCCTGGTCAACATCACCGCCGGCCCGGACTTCACCATGTCCGAGTTCGACGAGATCGGCCGCACCATCGAAGGCTTCGCCTCCGAAGACGCGACCGTGGTGGTCGGCACCGTGCTCGACCCGGACATGCAGGACGAGGTCCGCGTCACCGTGGTCGCCACCGGCCTGAACCGTGCGGTGTCGCGCCAGGCGCAGCGTCCGGAGCAGCGCGCGCCGATCAAGCTGGTCCGCAACGCCACCACCGGCCAGCCGGAATTCGGCGACTTCGAACATGGCGGCGACGCCGTGTCCAAGGCGGTCGGCGGGGCGATGGGCCTGGGCCTGCGCCGTCCGAGCAGCGATGCGATGGGGTCGTCCGCACCGGCGCCGGCCGCGGCCGATCTGCCCAACGATTACCTGGACATCCCGGCGTTCCTGCGCCGCCAGGCCGACTGA
- the ftsA gene encoding cell division protein FtsA — MNRKGDKSLIVGLDIGTSKVVALVGEYSPGNPIEVIGIGSHESRGLKRGVVVDIESTVQSIQRAVEEAELMAGCEIRSVYASISGNHVQCKNSPGIVPIRDGEVTWNDLDRVLEAAKAVAIPADQRILHAIPREYVLDDSQEGIRNPVGMTGVRLEVHAHLVVCAQSAAANISKCVQRCGLQVDDLILSSLASSVAVLTADERELGVVLVDMGAGTTDLAVFVQGAICHTASLPIAGDHVTNDIAHMLRTPTPEAEQIKVRYACALAQLATAEESIQVPSVGDRPPRRMPRHSLAQAVQGRYEEIFEMVQAELRRSGFEELVRAGMVLTGGASKMEGVVELAEEMVQMPVRVGIPQHVTGLGEVVGNPVHATGVGLLLMGSQIEHPRRPSLPTGRAGSLFKKLKNWYRGEF, encoded by the coding sequence ATGAACCGCAAAGGCGACAAATCCCTCATCGTTGGACTGGACATCGGCACCTCCAAGGTCGTCGCGCTGGTCGGCGAGTATTCGCCCGGCAACCCGATCGAGGTGATCGGCATCGGTTCGCACGAATCGCGCGGGCTCAAGCGCGGCGTGGTGGTGGACATCGAATCCACCGTGCAGTCGATCCAGCGCGCGGTCGAGGAAGCCGAGCTGATGGCCGGCTGCGAGATCCGCTCGGTGTACGCGTCGATCTCCGGCAACCACGTGCAGTGCAAGAACTCCCCCGGCATCGTGCCGATCCGCGACGGCGAAGTGACCTGGAACGACCTGGACCGGGTGCTGGAAGCGGCCAAGGCGGTGGCGATCCCGGCCGACCAGCGCATCCTGCACGCGATCCCGCGCGAGTACGTGCTCGACGATTCGCAGGAAGGCATCCGCAACCCGGTCGGCATGACCGGCGTGCGCCTGGAGGTGCACGCGCACCTGGTGGTGTGCGCGCAGTCGGCCGCAGCCAACATCAGCAAGTGCGTGCAGCGCTGCGGCCTGCAGGTGGACGACCTGATCCTGTCCTCGCTGGCGTCCTCGGTGGCGGTGCTGACCGCCGACGAGCGCGAGCTGGGCGTGGTGCTGGTGGACATGGGCGCCGGCACCACCGACCTGGCGGTGTTCGTGCAGGGCGCGATCTGCCACACCGCCTCGCTGCCGATCGCCGGCGACCACGTCACCAACGACATCGCGCACATGCTGCGCACGCCGACCCCGGAAGCCGAGCAGATCAAGGTGCGCTACGCCTGCGCGCTGGCGCAGCTGGCCACCGCCGAGGAAAGCATCCAGGTGCCCAGCGTCGGCGACCGCCCGCCGCGGCGCATGCCGCGCCACTCGCTGGCGCAGGCGGTGCAGGGCCGCTACGAGGAGATCTTCGAGATGGTGCAGGCCGAACTGCGCCGCTCCGGCTTCGAGGAGCTGGTGCGTGCCGGCATGGTGCTGACCGGCGGCGCCTCGAAGATGGAAGGCGTGGTCGAACTGGCCGAGGAAATGGTGCAGATGCCGGTGCGCGTGGGCATCCCGCAGCACGTCACCGGCCTGGGCGAAGTGGTCGGCAACCCGGTGCACGCCACCGGCGTGGGCCTGCTGCTGATGGGCAGCCAGATCGAACACCCGCGCCGCCCGTCGCTGCCGACCGGGCGCGCCGGCAGTTTGTTCAAGAAATTGAAGAACTGGTATCGCGGCGAGTTTTGA
- a CDS encoding cell division protein FtsQ/DivIB, giving the protein MSALLRILAWLLALALVALPVVAVLNGWVGAERWPLSRLQVSGDFKRVPAEQLRQVVLPYARRGFFAVRLQDAQDAIERLPWVESARVRKRWPDVLEVRVTEHRPFARWGSDRMLSEQGRIFALPSELRGMALPQLAGPDAKAQDVVALYNESRALFAPAGLPVNGVAMDARGSWSLQLGDGVQIVVGRDDARARLARFARVLPQLLQPDQAPLARADLRYTNGFTVERQGLDSGSAKKPAPQRSASADLPRIPRPVASTNPQFRISNPGSKT; this is encoded by the coding sequence ATGAGCGCCCTCCTGCGCATCCTCGCCTGGCTGCTGGCGCTGGCGCTGGTGGCGTTGCCGGTGGTGGCGGTGCTCAACGGCTGGGTCGGCGCCGAGCGCTGGCCGCTGAGCCGGTTGCAGGTCAGCGGCGATTTCAAGCGGGTGCCGGCCGAACAGTTGCGCCAGGTGGTGCTGCCGTACGCGCGCCGCGGCTTCTTCGCGGTGCGCCTGCAGGACGCGCAGGACGCGATCGAGCGGCTGCCGTGGGTGGAGAGCGCGCGGGTGCGCAAGCGCTGGCCGGACGTGTTGGAAGTGCGCGTCACCGAACACCGCCCGTTCGCGCGCTGGGGCAGCGATCGCATGCTGTCCGAGCAGGGCCGCATCTTCGCGCTGCCGAGCGAGCTGCGCGGCATGGCGCTGCCGCAGCTGGCCGGGCCGGATGCCAAGGCGCAGGACGTGGTCGCGCTGTACAACGAATCGCGCGCGCTGTTCGCGCCGGCGGGGCTGCCGGTCAACGGCGTGGCGATGGACGCGCGCGGCAGCTGGTCGCTGCAGCTGGGCGACGGCGTGCAGATCGTGGTTGGCCGCGACGACGCCCGCGCCCGCCTGGCCCGCTTCGCCCGCGTGCTGCCGCAACTGCTGCAACCGGACCAGGCGCCGCTGGCCCGCGCCGATCTGCGTTACACGAATGGGTTCACGGTCGAACGGCAGGGATTGGATTCGGGATCGGCAAAGAAACCGGCTCCGCAACGCTCCGCCTCCGCCGACCTTCCCCGCATTCCACGCCCCGTCGCTTCGACCAATCCCCAATTCCGAATCTCAAATCCCGGCTCCAAGACATGA